One genomic region from Balaenoptera acutorostrata chromosome 1, mBalAcu1.1, whole genome shotgun sequence encodes:
- the VANGL2 gene encoding vang-like protein 2 encodes MDTESQYSGYSYKSGHSRSSRKHRDRRDRHRSKSRDGSRGDKSVTIQAPGEPLLDNESTRGDERDDNWGETTTVVTGTSEHSISHDDLTRIAKDMEDSVPLDCSRHLGVAAGATLALLSFLTPLAFLLLPPLLWREELEPCGTACEGLFISVAFKLLILLLGSWALFFRRPKASLPRVFVLRALLMVLVFLLVVSYWLFYGVRILDARERSYQGVVQFAVSLVDALLFVHYLAVVLLELRQLQPQFTLKVVRSTDGASRFYNVGHLSIQRVAVWILEKYYHDFPVYNPALLNLPKSVLAKKVSGFKVYSLGEENSTNNSTGQSRAVIAAAARRRDNSHNEYYYEEAEHERRVRKRRARLVVAVEEAFTHIKRLQEEEQKNPREVMDPREAAQAIFASMARAMQKYLRTTKQQPYHTMESILQHLEFCITHDMTPKAFLERYLAAGPTIQYHKERWLAKQWTLVSEEPVTNGLKDGIVFLLKRQDFSLVVSTKKVPFFKLSEEFVDPKSHKFVMRLQSETSV; translated from the exons ATGGACACCGAGTCCCAGTACTCGGGCTATTCCTACAAGTCGGGCCACTCCCGCAGCTCCCGCAAGCACAG GGACCGTCGGGACCGACACCGCTCTAAGAGCCGAGACGGGAGCCGTGGGGACAAGTCGGTGACGATCCAGGCTCCAGGGGAGCCCCTGCTGGACAATGAGTCCACGCGAGGGGATGAGCGG GACGACAACTGGGGGGAGACGACCACAGTAGTAACGGGCACCTCGGAGCACAGCATCTCCCACGATGACCTCACGCGCATCGCCAAGGACATGGAGGACAGCGTCCCGCTGGACTGCTCCCGGCACCTGGGCGTGGCGGCGGGGGCCACGCTGGCCCTGCTCTCTTTCCTCACGCCGCTGGCTTTCCTGCTGCTGCCCCCACTGCTGTGGCGGGAGGAGCTGGAGCCGTGCGGGACAGCCTGCGAGGGCCTCTTCATCTCCGTGGCCTTCAAGCTGCTCATCCTGCTGCTGGGCAGCTGGGCCCTGTTCTTCCGCCGGCCCAAGGCCTCTCTGCCCCGTGTCTTCGTGCTGCGTGCCCTGCTCATGGTGCTCGTCTTCCTGCTCGTCGTCTCCTACTGGCTCTTCTATGGCGTGCGCATCCTGGACGCCCGCGAGCGCAGCTACCAGGGCGTGGTGCAGTTTGCCGTGTCGCTGGTAGATGCCCTGCTCTTCGTGCACTACCTGGCTGTGGTCCTGCTGGAGCTGCGCCAGCTCCAGCCTCAGTTCACGCTCAAGGTCGTGCGCTCCACCGACGGGGCCAGCCGCTTCTACAACGTGGGCCATCTCAG CATCCAGCGCGTGGCAGTGTGGATCCTGGAGAAGTATTACCATGACTTCCCTGTCTACAACCCTGCCCTCCTCAACCTGCCCAAGTCCGTCCTGGCCAAGAAAGTGTCTGGCTTCAAGGTGTATTCCCTCGGAGAGG AAAACAGCACCAACAACTCCACGGGCCAGTCCCGGGCTGTGATTGCAGCAGCGGCCCGGAGGCGGGACAACAGCCACAATGAGTACTACTACGAGGAGGCCGAGCATGAGCGGAGGGTGCGCAAGAGGAGGGCCAG GCTTGTGGTGGCCGTGGAGGAGGCCTTCACTCACATTAAGCGGCTGCAGGAAGAGGAACAGAAGAACCCCAGGGAGGTGATGGACCCACGGGAGGCAGCCCAGGCCATCTTCGCATCCATGGCCCGTGCCATGCAGAAGTACCTTCGCACCACCAAGCAGCAGCCTTACCACACCATGGAGAGCATCCTGCAGCACCTTGAGTTCTGCATCACTCACGACATGACACCCAAG gCCTTCCTGGAGCGGTACCTGGCGGCTGGACCCACCATCCAGTACCACAAGGAACGCTGGCTGGCCAAACAGTGGACACTGGTGAGCGAGGAGCCGGTGACCAACGGGCTCAAGGATGGCATCGTTTTCCTCTTGAAACGCCAGGACTTCAGCCTGGTGGTCAGCACCAAGAAGGTCCCATTCTTCAAACTCTCCGAGGAATTTGTGGACCCCAAGTCGCACAAGTTTGTCATGAGGCTGCAGTCTGAGACCTCGGTGTGA